The Allostreptomyces psammosilenae sequence CTGGCCCTCGTCGGACCGAACGGCGCCCTGGGCGTCGACCTGTACGGGACGGTCTGGGCGATCCTCGCCGCCCACGTCTTCTTCAACTACGCCGTGGTGGTCCGCACCGTGGGCGGGCTCTGGGCCCATCTCGACCCCCGCCAGGAACAGGCCGCCCAGGTCCTCGGCGCCTCCCGCTGGCGCGCCTGGCGCAGCGTCACCCTGCCCGCCCTCGCCCCCGCCGTCGGCGCCGCCGCGCTGCTGGTGTTCCTGTTCACCTTCACCTCCTTCGGCGTCATCCAGATCCTGGGCGGACCGCGGATCTCCACCCTGGAGACCGAGATCTACCGGCAGACCGCCCAGCTCCTCGACCTCCCCACCGCCGCCGTCCTCACCCTGCTCCAGTTCGGCGCCGTCTGCCTGATGCTGCTGGTACAGGCGCGCCTCGCCCGCCGCCGCGAGACCGCCCTCACCCTGGTCAGTGCCCGGCACGCGGCCCGCCGCCCACGCGGCCGGGCCCAGTGGGCCTTCCTCGCCGGCAACGTCGTGGTCATCGTGGTGCTGCTGGTGCTCCCGCTGGCCGTCCTGGTCGAGCGCTCCCTGCGCGCCGCGGACGGCGGCCACGGACTCCAGTTCTACCGGGCGCTGCTGAGCGGCGGAGCCGACAGCACCCTGTACGTCCCGGCCGTCGAGACCCTGCGGACCTCCCTCGGCTACGCCTTCCAGGCCACCGCCATCGCCCTCGTCGTCGGCGGTCTGGCCGCCGCCGCGCTCACCCGCGGAGCCGGCCGCCTGGTCCGCGGCTTCGACGCGCTGCTGATGCTGCCGCTCGGCACCTCCGCCGTCACCGTCGGCTTCGGCTTCCTCGTCGCCCTCGACCAGCCCCCGCTCGACCTGCGCTCCTCGCCCTGGCTCGTCCCCCTCGCCCAGGCCCTGGTCGGCATCCCCTTCGTGGTGCGCACCATGCTCCCCGTGCTGCGCGCCGTCGATCCGCGCCTGCGGGAGGCCGCCGCCGTGCTCGGCGCCTCCCCCTGGCGGGCCTGGCGCGCCGTGGACCTGCCGATGGCCTGGCGCGCCGTCACCGTCTCCGCCGGCTTCGCCTTCGCCGTCTCGCTCGGCGAGTTCGGCGCCACGATCTTCATCGCCCGCGCCGACGCCCCCACCGTGCCCGTCGCCATCTCCCGGCTGCTCGGCCGCGCCGGCGAGATGAACAGCGGCCAGGCCATGGCGCTCTCCGTCCTGCTGATGGTCGTCTGCGCGGCCGTCGTGCTCGTGCTGGAGAGAATCCGCATCGACCGCTCCGAGGACTTCTGACCATGCCGCCCGCCGCCACCGACGCCCCACTGCTGGAACTGCGCCACGTCAGCGCCCGCTACCCCGACGCCGCCCCCGACAGCTACGCCCTCCGCGACGTCGACCTCACCGTGCACGCCGGCGAGGTCGTCACCGTGCTCGGCCCCAGCGGCGGCGGCAAGTCCACGCTGCTCCGCCTCGTCGCGGGCCTGGAGACCCCCTCCGCCGGCGCCGTGCTCCTCGACGGGCTGGACCAGCGCGACATCCCGACCCACCGGCGCGGCGTCGGCCTGATGTTCCAGGACCACGCCCTCTTCCCGCAGCGCGACGTCGCCGGAAACATCGCCTTCGGCCTCGGCACCCGCCGCCGCGGCGACCGCCCCGACCCCACCGAGCGCCGCGCCGTCGTCGACCGGCTCCTGGACCTCGTCGGCCTGGCCGGCTACGCCGACCGCCCGGTGGCGGCGCTCTCCGGCGGCGAGCAGCAGCGGGTGGCGCTCGCCCGCGCCCTCGCGCCCGGCCCGCGCCTGCTGATGCTCGACGAACCCCTGGGGCAGCTCGACCGAGCCCTGCGCGAACGGCTCGTCCTCGAACTGCGCGAGCTCTTCGTGAAGCTCGGCACCACCGTCCTGGCCGTCACCCACGACCAGGGCGAGGCCTTCGCGATGTCCGACCGCGTGGTGGTGATGCGCGCCGGGCGCGTCGTGCAGAGCGGCACCCCGCAGGAGGTGTGGCTCCGCCCGGCCTCGCCCTTCGTCGCCCGCTTCCTCGGCTTCGACAACGTCGTACCGGTGCGGCGGATCCAGCGCGGCGTCGCCGAGACGCCGTGGGGCCCGGTCCCGGTGGCCGACCCCCAGGACCCCGACGCCGCCCCCGGGCCGAGTGGGCGGCACCTCCTGGTGCGCCCGGACGGCGTGCTGCTCGCACCGGCCGACGCGGGCGCCGGCCAGCCGCACGCCGACGGTCCCGCCGACGCCCCCTCGGCCCTGCGTGCCACCGTCGTCGCCCACACCTTCCGCGGCGACCACGTCGGCATCGTCCTGCGCCCCGAGCGCGGCCCCCGCCTGGAGGCCGCCGCCCGCCTCCGGGACGCCCCACCCGAGGGGGCGACCGTGACGGTGCGCTTCGACCCCGCCGAGACCGTCCTCCTCCACGCCTCACCCGAAGACTCCCCCTGAGCCGCCCCCGCCCCCGCTCGCCCCGGCCCGACCCGACCCCCGGCTCCGTCGTCCCCGGCCGCGGCGCTCCGGCACGAGAAAACGCCGCGCGGCCGGGCCCTTCCGAGAGCCCGGCCGCGCGGCGTCCTGTCGTCGCGTCCCCGATCCGCCCCTAGGCGAGCGGAGTCCTTCCCGCCGTCACTCCTCGCCGGCGGCGACCAGCAGCTTGCGCAGGTGCTCCGCCGCCTCGCCCACCGGCACCGAGACGGTCTGGCCGGTGGCCCGCACGGTGACCTCCACCGTGCCCTCGGCCAGCCCGCGCGCGCCCACGGTGATCCGGAACGGGATGCCCACCAGCTCGATGTCGCGGAACTTCACGCCCGGGCGCTCGTTGCGGTCGTCCAGGACGACGTCCACGCGCTCCCGGCGCAGCTGCTCGTACAGCTCCTCGGCGGCCTTGACCACCGCCTCGTCCTTGGTGCTCAGCGCCACGACCGCCACCTCGAAGGGGGCCACGCTGACCGGCCAGATGATGCCGGATTCGTCGTGGTGCGTTTCGACGACCGCCGCCATCGCGCGCTCCACGCCGATGCCGTAGCTGCCCATGATGGGCACCACGCGCTCGCCCTCCTGACCGAGGACGGAGACCCCGAGGGTCTCGGTGTACTTGCGTCCCAGCTTGAAGATGTGGCCGACCTCGACGGTGCGCACCACCTGCAGCGGCGTGCCGCAGGTGGGGCAGGGCTCGTCCGCGGTCACCTCGCGCAGGTCCGCCCAGCGCTCCACCGCGATGTCGCGCTCCACGTCGACGCCGCGCACGTGGACGCCGTCCGTGTTGGCGCCGGTGGTCATGTCACGGCGGCCCCGCAGCGCCTCGTCGGCGATGACCGGCAGGTCCTTGACGCCCACGGCGCCCAGGCTGCCCGGCGAGGCGCCCAGCGCCTCCTTGATCTCCTCCGGACGCGCGGGCCGGACGGCCGTGGCACCGGTGAAGTCGATGAGCTTCTGCTCCACCAGGTTGTGGTCACCGCGCACCAGCACCAGGGTGAGGCGGTCGTCCACCACGTACACCAGGGTCTTGATCTGCCGGTCGGCCGCGACGTCGTGCCGGCGCACCAGGTCCTCGATGGTGCGGACGTCCGGCGTGTCGAACCGCTCCGGCGCCGGCAGGCCCGGGCCGTCCTCGACGGCGGCCAGCCGGGAGGTGGCCTTCTCCACGTTGGCGGCGTAACCGCAGGACGGGCAGTGCACGACCAGGTCCTCGCCGGCCTCGGTCGGGCACATGAACTCCACCGAGGCGCTGCCGCCCATGGTTCCGCTGGAGGCCTGCACCGGGATGGCCGGCACCCGGAGCCGGGCGAAGATCCGCTGGTACGCCTCGTGGTGGAGGTCGAAGGAGCGGTCCAGCCCCGCCTCGTCGGCGTCGAAGCTGTAGGAGTCCTTCATGGTGAACTCGCGGACCCGGATCAGGCCGCTCTTCGGCCGCGGCTCGTCGCGGAACTTGGTCTGGAACTGGTACCAGACCTGCGGGAGGTCCCGGTACGACCGCAGCTCGTCGGCCACGGTCGTGAAGATCTCCTCATGGGTCATGCCCAGGGCGATGTCGGCTCCCTTGCGGTCCTTGAGCCGGAACATCTCCTCGCCCATGACGTCCCAGCGACCGCTGCGGTGCCAGATGTCCGCCGGGTGCATGGTCGGCAGGATGAACTCCTGGGCGCCGATCCGGGACATCTCCTCGCGGATGACGTCCACGATCTTGGCGCGCACCCGCACGGCGAGCGGCAGCAGGGAGTAGTGCCCGGCCATGAGCTGGCGGATGAAGCCGCCGCGCACGAGCAGGCGGTGGCTGACCGCGTCGGCGTCTGCGGGGTCCTCGCGGAGAGTGGGCACGTAGAGCTGGGACCAGCGCATGGACTCAAGGGCCTTCGTCTAGGGGTTCTGGAGAGGCGTCGCATTCTAGTCCCGCCGTTCGTCGCCGCCCTCACGGACGACCGCCCCGCGCGCGGGTGACCACGCGGGTGGCCACAACGGCCCCGGAGCACGGCCGTGCTCCCCGTGCATCTGCACGAGCATCCTGGCCGAGGCGCGCCGCCGCCGCCCGGCGGCCCTCCGGAGGCCCGGTTACGCCCCGGTAGCGCCCGCGCACGCACGGCAGTGTGACGGGGTCACTACATGATCGGGATCCGTGAAAGCAAGGCGCTCCCGAGACGACTGCCTCTGGCGGCTCCACCTATTGGTGCAGGCGGGGCGCAGTGGGCGCAGTCAGGGAGGCGTTGATATCGAAATGGCGTCGAAGTCGGGACCAAGGTCCCGAACGACGGGGGTCCTAAGGCCTGTGGAAACGTTTCCGCGAACTGTCACGAGTTTTTTCGGCCAGAACCCCGGCGGAAAGGAACCCTCCGCCCCCCGGTGATCGTTGACACGGATGTGAGCACGACACCACCTGTCCTCGCGGCCGAACTCGCCGCGGCATGGAAGGACATCCAGCGGAATCACCCGGAACTGCCCGATCTGGCCGCTCCCGAGTCGCTGATCGGCGAGGCCTCCACGGCCTGCGGCACCGAGCTGACCTTCACCCGGCTGCTGCACGAGGCCGTCCACGGCCTCGCCGCCGTCCGCGGAATCAGGGACACCTCCAGAGCGGGCCGATACCACAACCGCCGGTTCCTCGCGGTCGCCGACGAGCTCGGGCTCGACCATGACGCGGACCCGCACCCCAGCAGTGGGTTCTCCCTCGTGACGATGCGCCGGGAGACCCGTCTGCGCTACGCCGACACCATCGCCCGCCTCGAACAGGCCGTGCGCGACCACTTCGCCGTCAACAGCGGGGACGAGGTCGGCCGTGCCTTCCGGGGACCGGCGGACCGACACACCTCCTCCGGAGGCGGCATCCGCGTGAAGGCCGTCTGCGGCTGCGGGCGCAACGTCCGCGTCGTCCCGTCCGTCCTCGCCCAGGCCCCGATCTTCTGCGGAGGGTGCGGCAAGCCCTTCGCCATCGAGGCCGACGCCATGGCGGAGCGCGACACCCCGCGCACCCGCCACGCCCGGCGCAAGCCGAGCAGATCCGCGGCCTGACCGCGACAACCGATCGGGGGGGAGGGAGGGGCACCGGAACTCGCGAGGGGGCGAGTCCACCACGAGCAAGGGTCACAGGGGGCCAGATAACCGGAGGGTGGCTCCGGGCCTGTCCGCCGGGCGCTACGCGGCGCACCGTGCTGGCCGGTCCGGAACCACCCTCCCCGTCTGTCCGCGCCCGGTGCGACCGGGGTCCGCATGTGCCGCCCGCCCCGCCGCCCCGCCCCGCCGACGGCCCGGGTCCCACCCCCGGTGGCGCCGGCGGCGTCCTGATTGGGACGCGGAGGGCCCGTCTGGCAGAATGGACGGCCGTACCCGGCAGCCGAGTAGGACCCCTCTCTCCGTCGGCTGGCGTGTCCGTCGGGCAGCGGGTACCAGAAACCCCACCTGGCGATCCGCTCGCCCACCCACGTCAAGACCAGGAGACATCCACACCCGTGGCAGTCAAGATCAAGCTCAAGCGTCTCGGCAAGATCCGTTCCCCGCACTACCGCATCATCGTGGCCGACGCGCGCACCAAGCGCGACGGCCGCGCGATCGAGGAGCTCGGCCTGTACCACCCGGTGCAGAACCCCTCCCGGATCGAGGTGGACTCCGAGCGCGTGCAGTACTGGCTCGGTGTCGGCGCCCAGCCCACCGAGGCCGTCGAGGCCATCCTGAAGGTCACCGGTGACTGGCAGAAGTTCAAGGGCCTGCCCGCTCCGGAGCCGATGAAGGTCGCCGAGCCGAAGACCCGCGACTTCAGCCACCTCTTCGAGGCCGCCGTCAGCGGCGCCGACGACGAGGGCAAGGGCGAGGCCATCACCCAGAAGGCCAAGAAGTCCGACAAGAAGGCCGACGAGGCGGAGTCCGCCGAGTCCGCCTCCTCCGAGGGCTGAGCATGCTCGAAGAAGCCCTCGACCACCTGGTGAAGGGCATCGTCGAGCACCCCGACGACGTGCAGGTCAGCGCCCGCGACCTGCGCCGGGGGCGTGTGCTGGAGGTCCGCGTCCACCCCGACGACCTGGGCAAGGTCATCGGTCGGCAGGGCCGGACGGCACGCGCGCTGCGCACCGTCGTCGGTGCGCTCGGCGGCCGTAACGTCCGCGTCGACCTCGTCGACGTCGACCAGGTCCGCTGATCGTCCACCCACGGACACGCCGAGGGGCCGGGAACCGGAGCACCAACCGGTTCCCGGCCCCTCAGCGTTCGCCCGACGCCGGCCCCGCCCCGGCGGCCCGTCCGGAAGCAGGCGGGAACACAACGAGGAGACCCAGACAGTGCAACTTGTCGTCGGCCGCATCGGCCGGGCCCACGGCATCCGCGGCGAGGTCACCGTCGAGGTGCGCACCGACGAGCCCGAGCACCGGCTCGCGCCCGGGGCCGTCCTGCTCACCGACCCGCCCTCCGCCGGCCCGCTGACCGTCGCCACCGGGCGGGTGCACAGCGGGCGGCTCCTGCTGCGCTTCGAGGGCGTGGCCGACCGCACCGCCGCCGAGGCGCTGCGCAACACCCTGCTGATCGCCGAGGTGGACCCCGAGGAGACCCCCGAGGACCCCGAGGAGTTCTACGACCACCAGCTCATCGGCCTGGACGCGGTCACCGTGGACGGCTCCGCGGTCGGCGAGGTCGAGCAGGTGATCCACCTGCCCTACCAGGACCTGCTGCAGGTGCGCCGCCCGGACGGCCGGGAGGTCCTCGTGCCGTTCGTCGCGGAGCTCGTCCCCGAGGTGGACCTGGCCGGCTCCCGGGTCGTGCTGGACCCCCCGCCCGGGCTGATCGACCCGCTGCCGGAGGAGGACTCCGAGACGGCCGGAGCCGCGGGCACCGCGGAGGCGGCGGAAGAGGCGGGCACCGAGGGCGACGCCGCCCCGGACGAGCGGTCCTGAAGCGGCCGGCGGAGGAGAACAGCGCACGTGCGCATCGACGTCATCACCATCTTCCCCGAGTACCTGGAGCCGCTGGACGTCTCCCTGGTCGGCAAGGCGCGCGAGAAGGGCATCCTCGACGTGCGCCTGCACCAGCTGCGCGACTGGACCCACGACGTCCACCACACCGTGGACGACACGCCCTACGGCGGCGGCCCCGGCATGGTCATGAAGCCCGAGCCGTGGGCCAGCGCCCTGGACACCGTCGCCCCGCCCGGCGCCACCGTCCCCGGCACGGACGGCGCCCCGGCCGAGGGGCCGTGCCTGATCGTCCCCACGCCCAGCGGCCGACCCTTCACCCAAGCGGTGGCCGTCGAACTGGCGGCCCGCCCCTGGCTGGTCTTCGCCCCCGCCCGCTACGAGGGCATCGACCGCCGGGTCATCGACGACGCCGCCACCCGCATGCCCGTCCACGAGCTCTCCATCGGCGACTACGTGCTCGCCGGCGGGGAGGTGGCCGTGCTGGTGATGGTGGAGGCGATCGCCCGGCTGCTGCCCGGCGTGCTCGGCAACGTGGAGTCCGCCCGCGACGACTCCTTCGCCGCCGGCCGCATGGAGAAGCTCCTGGAGGGCCCCGTCTACACCAAGCCCGCGCGCTGGCGGGACCGCGAAGTCCCCGAGGTGCTGCTGAGCGGACACCACGGGAAGATCGCCCGCTGGCGGCGCGACGAGGCGCTGCGCCGCACCGCCGCCCACCGCCCCGACCTCGTCGCCGCCTTCCGCCCGGAGGAACTGGACCGCCGGGACCGCGAGGTCCTCGCCGAGCTCGGCTGGCACGAGCGGGACGGCCGGTTCACGCCCACCTCGGACGGTGTGGAAGAATAGGCCGCTGCTGCCCGTCGGAACGACGGCACCCGAGACAGCCCCCAGCGGGGGAGCCGGACCGGGCGCCACCGACACCCGGCGCGGACGGCCCCACCACCATCACCCCGCGGGTGCGCCCTCGTGCGCCCCACGCCCGCGGGCGTCGACGGAAAGGGCCGTCGCGGCGGCCGGTGCCCCTGCCACGGGGGGAACACCAGCCGACCGGGGTGCCGGCAGCGCGGTCGAACCAAACCACCCATTTCCGTGGGCGACCCGTGGCGCCCGCGAGGAGAGCAGCGGTCATGAACCTGCTTGACGTCGTCGACTCCGCCTCGCTGCGGTCCGACATCCCGGCCTTCCGCCCCGGCGACACCCTGAAGGTGCACGTGCGGGTCGTCGAGGGCAACCGCTCCCGCGTCCAGATCTTCCAGGGCGTGGTCATCCGCCGCCAGGGCGCCGGCGTGCGCGAGACCTTCACCGTCCGCAAGGTCAGCTTCGGTGTCGGCGTCGAGCGCACCTTCCCGGTGCACACCCCGATCGTGGAGAAGATCGAGGTCGTCACCCGCGGTGCGGTCCGTCGCGCCAAGCTGTACTACCTGCGTGACCTGCGCGGCAAGGCCGCGAAGATCAAGGAGAAGCGCGACGAGTCGGGTCGCGCCGCGCGCTGAACCCCCTTCGCGCGCCCTTCACGATGCGGCCACCGAGCCGCCTGGCGGGTCGCGCGGATGGCGCATCCGAGTGATCGGTCAACCGACGAGTCGGGCTAGGCTCTGACGTTGATGGAGACAGACGAGCAGCGAACGGGCCGCGGTCCGTCCCCCACCGCAGCGGTGGGCGATGGACCGCGGCCCGTCGCCGTGTCCGGGGACGGAGCGGGGGCGCCGTCCCCGGCCGTGGCCGGCCGCGGGGCCGCGGCCGGCCACGGCGGCCTGCCGGAGCAGAATCGTTCGGACCGTGGGGACCGCCCGAGCGGCACGAGCCGCCGGGAGGCGGGACAGGCCACACGCGTCCCGACGGCCGGCACCGCCGGCGACACCGCCCTGGAGAGCGCGGCGGATCCCGCCACCATGGTCCTGGAGACCGTGGGGCGGTCGCGCCTCCCGTCGCCCCGCGCCCCGCGCCCCGGCGAGCCACGGGCGGCCGACCGAGCCGAGGCCGACGCCGCCCCCCTCGACACCGCTGCGGAGAACGGGAAGCCCGACGCGGCCGACCCCGGCGGCGCTCCGCCCGACACCGCGCAGCCGGACGCACTGCAGCAGGACACGGCGCGGCCGGACGCGGCGCCCGAGCCGGCCGAGGCGCCGCAGGCCCTCCCCGAAACGGCGGACGAGGTGCCGGCCACCTCCGCGGAACCGGCCCGGACGACACCCGCGGGGGAGGAGGGGCCGAAGCCCGGGGAGGCCGCGGCGCCGACCGCCGGAACCACGGAGGCCACCGCCGATGCCGAGGAGGCGCCCGCGCCCGCCCCCCGCGCGGGCGGGGCGGCGGGGGAGAGCTCCATCACGGCCACCATGGCCCTTCCGCGGCTCTCCGAGTCCTCCTCCGCCGACGCCGGCCGGCAGCAGCCGGAGGGCGAGGAAACCTCTCTGCTGACCCCCGCCGAGCGCTCCGCGCCCCCCGCCTCCCCGGGGACGGCCGGGGAGGCGCCGGTTGCCGAGGCCACCGTGGTGCTGAGCCGCGTGGCACCCACGGGCGTCGACACCACCGACCGCACCGGCACGGCCACCGAGGCGGACACCGCGGCCGAGAACGCGGCCGAGAACGCGGCCGAAACGGTGCTGCTCCGCGTGCTGAGCCCGTCCGCCGCCGGCAAACCCGCCCCCGCCCGCGCCGCGGCCGCCCCCGCCGGCCGCGACGGCCACGGTGACGCGTCCGAGGACGCGTCCGTCGGCGACGCCGCCGACGGGGACCCCGGCGAACCGGAGGACGACGAGACCGCGCTCGAACCTCTGCGCTGGTACCAGGGCTGGTCCCGCCCCCTGCTGATCGCCCTGTCCGCCGTGGTCGCGCTGATGCTCACCCAGGCGGTGGTGGCCCAACCCTTCCTCATTCCCTCCGGCTCGATGGAGAACACCCTCCTCGTCGGGGATCGGATTCTGGTCAACAAACTGGCGTACGCCTTCGGCCGGGAACCGCAGAGGGGGGATGTCATCGTCTTCGACGGCAGGGGCTCGTTCGTCCCGGAGACGTCCTCCGAGGAGGCCGGGGCGGTGGAACGACTGGTGGACGAGTTTCGTTCGTTCCTCGGCTACTCGACCGCCGACGAGACCGACTTCGTCAAGCGGATCGTGGGGCTGCCTGGTGATCGCGTCGTGTGCTGCGACAGCCAGGGGCGCATCACCGTCAACGGCACGCCACTGGAGGAGACGTCGACGCTCTTCCCCGGCGACGCGCCGTCGAACCAACCCTTCGACGTGATCGTGCCGGCCGGGAGGCTTTGGGTGATGGGGGACCATCGCAGCAGTTCCCGGGACTCCCGGGACCATCTGGGGGACCCGGGGGGCGGTTTCGTCCCGGTCGATGCGGTCATCGGCCGGGCCGAGTGGATCATCTATCCCGTCAGCCGCTGGACCAGCGTCCAACGGCCCGACACCTACAGCGAGCCCGGGCCTGCCGGGGAGGAGAACGTCGAGCATGGGTAGTCCGCACAACGCGTGGGAGAACCGCCGCACGGCGCAGGACACCGACCCGGCCGGGCGTGGAAACGGCCAGGAGCAGCGGGCGCCGTCCACCCCCCCGCCGCCACGCGAGTCGGTGACGGACACCCGGACGCTCCAGTTCGTGCTGCCGGACTTCGACGAGACACATCCGGAGGAGCCCGCTCCGGGCGGACGGGCCGCCGCCCGGCCGCCGGCCAACGACGCCCGCCCCGCCGGCGCCCCCGGCCCCCAGCCCCGTCAGGCCGTCGCCACCGCGCCGCCCCGCCCGGCGACGGGCGCCGTGCGCGCAGAGGCGGGCGGGCCACCGAACGGGGCGGCGGCACAGGGACCCGGCGCCGGCACCCAGGGCGCGGCGCCCGACGACACCATGATGCTCGGCACGATCGCCCCGCCCGCGACCTCGGCTGGGACCGGTTCCTCCGCGGGCGCTCCCGCGGAGGGGCGGCGCCGCGTCGGCCGGGCGGTGCTGCGCCGGACCGCCAGACGGGAGGGGCGCCGCTCGCTGCTGCGGGAGCTGCCCATCCTGCTGGGCGTGGCCGTGCTGATCTCCCTGGTGCTCAAGACCTTCCTGGTGCAGGCCTTCGTCATCCCCTCCGGGTCGATGGAGCAGACCATCGGCATCGGTGACCGGGTGCTGGTCGACAAGTTCAGCCCGTGGTTCGGCTCCGAGCCGGAGCGCGGCGAGGTCGTGGTCTTCCGGGATCCGGGCGGCTGGCTGGAGGACCCGCCGGAGGACACCTCGCCCGTGGTCATCAGGCAGCTGCGGCAGGCCCTGACCTTCATCGGGCTGATGCCCTCGGAACACGGCGAGGACCTGATCAAGCGGGTGATCGGCGTCGGTGGGGACACCGTGGCCTGCTGCGACAGCGAGGGACGGGTCACCGTCAACGGCCAGGCGCTCGACGAGACCTACCTCTACCCGGGCGACGAGCCGTCCAACATCGAGTTCCGGGTGACCGTGCCGCAGGGGCGCATCTTCGTGATGGGCGACCACCGCAGTGACTCCAGCGACTCCCGGTTCCACCTCCAGGACGAGGGCAACGGAACGGTGCCGGTGGACGACGTGGTCGGCCGCGCCATCGTCACCGTGTGGCCCTTCGACCGGTGGCAACGCCTGTCCGTGCCGGAGACGTTCGACGCCGTGCCCCCCACCGTCGCCTCCGGGCCGCCGTCCCCCGGCGGCACGTCGCCGGAACCTGTCTCCGCCGCCCCGGTTCCTGGAACGGCCCCGCTCGTTGTTCCATTGGCGGGGGCCGCGCTCGCGCTGCCGTTGCGACCGCGCTCCCGTGTGTCCCGTCGTCTTCGGCATCGACATGGGGCACAGTCGGGAAGACGTTGATCAGCAACGCTGTCGCCGTGCCCTGATGGCGTGAGGGCCGGCAGGGAAGGGAGAGGCATGGGCGACGTGGCGATCGGCGCTCGTTCCGGGTCGGGCGGCCCTCTGGAGCCGGACGGCACCGGAGGACAGGGCGGCTTCGCCGCTTCGTCCGGCGAGGGCGAGGGTGGCACCACCCCCGGCGGCCGGCCGGAGGCCCCGGGCGCGCGTGCGGCGGCCGGAGACGGAGCCTGGCCGGAGGCGGGGCAGGCCCCCGGAACCGCCGCCGGTGGTGCGGACGCGGTCTCCGGCGGAGCCGGCCCGCAGGGAGCCCACCCGGGAGACGCCGCCCCGGCCCCCGAGGGGGGCGCCGAGGCGACCTCCGACGGGGAGGCGGCGCCCAAGCGCAAGCAGCGGTCCTTCTGGGTGGAACTGCCCTTCCTGGTGGTGATCGCCCTCGCGCTCGCCCTGGTGATCAAGACGTTTCTGGTGCAGGCGTTCGTGATTCCCTCCGCCTCCATGGAGGACACCCTGCAGATCGAGGACCGGGTACTGGTCGACAAGCTCACGCCCTGGTTCGGCTCCGAGCCGGAGCGCGGCGAGGTCGTGGTGTTCCGGGATCCCGGGCAGTGGCTCGGCCCCGCGCCGGCCGCCTCCGACAACCCGGTGGTCAGGTTCTTCACCTTCATCGGACTCATGCCGGACGCCAACGAGCAGAACCTGATCAAGAGGGTCATCGGCGTCGGCGGCGACACCATCGAGTGCCAGGGCACCGGCCCGGTGATGGTCAACGGGGAACCCTTGGACGAGCCCTACCTCAAGCCGGGTGTCACCCCGTGCGGCGACCGATCCTTCGGCCCCGTGACGGTGCCGGAGGGCTCGATCTGGGTAATGGGGGACAACAGGTCCAACTCCGAGGACTCCCGCTACCACCAGAACGAGAACGGCGGCTTCGTGCCGGTCGACGACGTGGTCGGCCGCGCCCTGGTGATCGCGTGGCCGGTGGGCCACTGGGACTACCTGGAGGTGCCGGAGACGTACGCGCAGTTCGGATGACGGCTCCCCGGCCGCGGGTCCCGGGTCCGTCCCCGACGCGCCACAATGGGTGGACGTACGGTACGACAAGGGGACACGAATGAGCGCCGAGGATCTCGAAAAGTACGAGACCGAGATGGAGCTGAAGCTCTACCGGGAGTACCGCGACGTCGTCGGGCTGTTCAAGTACGTCATCGAGACCGAGCGGCGGTTCTACCTGACGAACGACTACGAGCTGAACGTCCACTCCGCCCAGGGAGAGGTCTTCTTCGAGGTCACCATGGCGGACGCCTGGGTGTGGGACATGTACCGGCCGGCCCGCTTCGTCCGGCAGGTGCGCGTGCTCACCTTCAAGGACGTGAACGTCGAGGAGCTGACCAAGTCCGACCTGGAGCTGCCCTCCTGATCCGGCCCGGCCTGCCCGGTCCGCCGCACCGCGGCGGACCGGGCAGGACACGCCACAGGGCGCCGTCCCTCCCGCTCGGTCGCGGGCGGGGGGACGGCGCCCTGTCGCGTGTACCGGGTCAGCCGATCACGGCCTGCGCGTCGATCTCCACCAGCATGGACTCGTGCGGCAGCTCGACGAACACGGTGGTGCGGCAGGGCAGGACCCCGCTGGGGCAGTTCGCCGTGACGAACTCGCCGTAGACCTCGTTCATGGCGGC is a genomic window containing:
- the rpsP gene encoding 30S ribosomal protein S16, whose translation is MAVKIKLKRLGKIRSPHYRIIVADARTKRDGRAIEELGLYHPVQNPSRIEVDSERVQYWLGVGAQPTEAVEAILKVTGDWQKFKGLPAPEPMKVAEPKTRDFSHLFEAAVSGADDEGKGEAITQKAKKSDKKADEAESAESASSEG
- a CDS encoding RNA-binding protein — protein: MLEEALDHLVKGIVEHPDDVQVSARDLRRGRVLEVRVHPDDLGKVIGRQGRTARALRTVVGALGGRNVRVDLVDVDQVR
- a CDS encoding ABC transporter permease, with the protein product MALPVAFLAVFFLRPVAAIVALGLRPDGHWRLDAVRDVLTDPGTWHVLRFTVGQAAASTLLTLVVALPGAYLFARFDFPGRGLLRAAVTVPFVLPTVVVGTAFLALVGPNGALGVDLYGTVWAILAAHVFFNYAVVVRTVGGLWAHLDPRQEQAAQVLGASRWRAWRSVTLPALAPAVGAAALLVFLFTFTSFGVIQILGGPRISTLETEIYRQTAQLLDLPTAAVLTLLQFGAVCLMLLVQARLARRRETALTLVSARHAARRPRGRAQWAFLAGNVVVIVVLLVLPLAVLVERSLRAADGGHGLQFYRALLSGGADSTLYVPAVETLRTSLGYAFQATAIALVVGGLAAAALTRGAGRLVRGFDALLMLPLGTSAVTVGFGFLVALDQPPLDLRSSPWLVPLAQALVGIPFVVRTMLPVLRAVDPRLREAAAVLGASPWRAWRAVDLPMAWRAVTVSAGFAFAVSLGEFGATIFIARADAPTVPVAISRLLGRAGEMNSGQAMALSVLLMVVCAAVVLVLERIRIDRSEDF
- the rimM gene encoding ribosome maturation factor RimM (Essential for efficient processing of 16S rRNA) — encoded protein: MQLVVGRIGRAHGIRGEVTVEVRTDEPEHRLAPGAVLLTDPPSAGPLTVATGRVHSGRLLLRFEGVADRTAAEALRNTLLIAEVDPEETPEDPEEFYDHQLIGLDAVTVDGSAVGEVEQVIHLPYQDLLQVRRPDGREVLVPFVAELVPEVDLAGSRVVLDPPPGLIDPLPEEDSETAGAAGTAEAAEEAGTEGDAAPDERS
- a CDS encoding ABC transporter ATP-binding protein, which translates into the protein MPPAATDAPLLELRHVSARYPDAAPDSYALRDVDLTVHAGEVVTVLGPSGGGKSTLLRLVAGLETPSAGAVLLDGLDQRDIPTHRRGVGLMFQDHALFPQRDVAGNIAFGLGTRRRGDRPDPTERRAVVDRLLDLVGLAGYADRPVAALSGGEQQRVALARALAPGPRLLMLDEPLGQLDRALRERLVLELRELFVKLGTTVLAVTHDQGEAFAMSDRVVVMRAGRVVQSGTPQEVWLRPASPFVARFLGFDNVVPVRRIQRGVAETPWGPVPVADPQDPDAAPGPSGRHLLVRPDGVLLAPADAGAGQPHADGPADAPSALRATVVAHTFRGDHVGIVLRPERGPRLEAAARLRDAPPEGATVTVRFDPAETVLLHASPEDSP
- a CDS encoding proline--tRNA ligase, yielding MRWSQLYVPTLREDPADADAVSHRLLVRGGFIRQLMAGHYSLLPLAVRVRAKIVDVIREEMSRIGAQEFILPTMHPADIWHRSGRWDVMGEEMFRLKDRKGADIALGMTHEEIFTTVADELRSYRDLPQVWYQFQTKFRDEPRPKSGLIRVREFTMKDSYSFDADEAGLDRSFDLHHEAYQRIFARLRVPAIPVQASSGTMGGSASVEFMCPTEAGEDLVVHCPSCGYAANVEKATSRLAAVEDGPGLPAPERFDTPDVRTIEDLVRRHDVAADRQIKTLVYVVDDRLTLVLVRGDHNLVEQKLIDFTGATAVRPARPEEIKEALGASPGSLGAVGVKDLPVIADEALRGRRDMTTGANTDGVHVRGVDVERDIAVERWADLREVTADEPCPTCGTPLQVVRTVEVGHIFKLGRKYTETLGVSVLGQEGERVVPIMGSYGIGVERAMAAVVETHHDESGIIWPVSVAPFEVAVVALSTKDEAVVKAAEELYEQLRRERVDVVLDDRNERPGVKFRDIELVGIPFRITVGARGLAEGTVEVTVRATGQTVSVPVGEAAEHLRKLLVAAGEE